One Bradysia coprophila strain Holo2 chromosome IV unlocalized genomic scaffold, BU_Bcop_v1 contig_144, whole genome shotgun sequence DNA window includes the following coding sequences:
- the LOC119071388 gene encoding heterochromatin protein 1-like, which translates to MGSRKRKAAVEVTNNVLGPEQYEVEKVLKKRTRKGKTEYLIKWLGYPSSSNSWEPSENLDAALLASIEEEAEKSDEYRYKFEEGFSVLKILAAKMENDEMMFLFQYRNTNEGEFVPAKIANVKFPQLVIEYYEGITLWTD; encoded by the exons atg GGATCAAGGAAGAGAAAAGCAGCAGTAGAAGTTACAAATAATGTTTTGGGACCTGAACAATATGAAgttgaaaaagttttgaaaaaaaggaCACGCAAAGGAAAG ACTGAGTACTTGATCAAGTGGCTTGGCTATCCATCGTCTAGTAATTCTTGGGAGCCAAGCGAAAATCTAGACGCGGCTCTGCTCGCATCAATTGAGGAGGAGGCAGAAAAGAGTGACGAGTATCGATACAAATTCGAAGAAGGCTTTAGCGTCTTGAAAATTTTGg CCGCCAAGATGGAAAACGACGAAATGATGTTTCTGTTCCAATACAGAAATACCAATGAAGGAGAATTCGTTCCAGCCAAAATAGCCAATGTTAAATTCCCTCAACTCGTTATCGAATACTATGAAGGAATCACTTTGTGGACGG
- the LOC119071387 gene encoding uncharacterized protein LOC119071387: protein MMKFFKFSLWFVIFIECAICIYAGIAQTKAGCDLKIPVDVPRNEPVYLVQHQHNNFSLFKPIGETNTFSSSGNLFAFCPGKKNSIQIEQHPIDSNLTEITCGNANFLVNEFGDVGNLNKINCTKGVQADISIKKKQTCSSTGYIIDVGFKLTNKVFLPTFTICFDNTNWTPIWSKHVINGKSIKFNVKENGRREFKATGLPTNARPSDAYKKATQIPHFTELLGTAQTETYFSSSSFLARGHLTPDADFVFPSAQWSTYFYLNTCPQFQTVNAGNWLGVEYLARKLAQHYDVEMEIFTGGYDNLKLQNAAGGLKSMYLTGDEKYKVPKWLWKIIKNKSTNSAIVMITLNDPFAKEDEIEEFCTNVCDKAYVNSKHFKTIRKGYTFCCDLLDFRRVVTNLPPEATAGNLLSCSNVILDD, encoded by the exons atgatgaaattttttaaattttccttgtgGTTCGTCATTTTCATTGAGTGTGCGATATGTATTTATG CTGGCATTGCTCAAACGAAGGCTGGATGTGACCTTAAAATACCTGTTGATGTTCCGAGAAATGAGCCCGTATATTTGGTCCAACACCAACATAACAacttttcgctttttaaaCCGATTGGCGAAACGAATACGTTTTCATCGAGTGGAAATCTCTTTGCATTTTGTCCtggaaagaaaaattccattcagaTTGAGCAGCATCCAATCGACAgtaatttaactgaaattacTTGTGGCAATGCTAATTTCCTGGTAAACGAATTCGGTGACGTtggtaatttgaataaaatcaattgtACTAAGGGCGTGCAAGCAGACATCAGTATAAAAAAGAAGCAAACATGTTCATCAACGGGATATATTATCGACGTTGGTTTCAAATTGACaaacaaagtgtttttgcCAACGTTTACAATATGTTTCGATAATACCAATTGGACGCCGATTTGGAGTAAACATGTCATCAATGGAAAATCTATAAAAT TTAACGTTAAAGAGAATGGTCGCCGTGAATTCAAAGCAACCGGTCTTCCGACAAATGCTCGTCCATCTGATGCATACAAAAAGGCGACACAAATCCCTCATTTTACAGAATTACTTGGCACAGCACAGACGGAAACATATTTCAGTTCCAGTTCATTTTTGGCACGAGGTCATCTCACTCCCGACGCTGATTTTGTGTTTCCGAGTGCTCAGTGGAGTACCTATTTCTATTTGAACACTTGTCCACAATTTCAAACTGTGAATGCAGGCAACTGGCTGGGAGTTGAATATTTAGCTAGAAAGTTGGCACAACATTATGAtgttgaaatggaaatttttaccGGTGGTTACGATAATTTGAAACTACAAAACGCAGCTGGTGGTTTGAAGAGCATGTATTTGACCGGCGATGAAAAGTACAAGGTACCGAAGTGGCTgtggaaaattatcaaaaacaaaTCTACCAATTCGGCAATTGTAATGATTACATTAAATGATCCGTTCGCAAAGGAAGATGAAATCGAGGAATTCTGTACGAACGTTTGTGACAAAGCCTATGTAAATTCCAAGCATTTCAAGACGATACGGAAAGGTTACACTTTCTGCTGCGATCTACTTGATTTCAGACGAGTTGTGACTAATCTACCACCAGAAGCTACAGCCGGTAATTTACTAAGCTGCTCCAATGTTATATTGGACGACTAA